A region of Paraburkholderia sp. BL23I1N1 DNA encodes the following proteins:
- a CDS encoding ABC transporter ATP-binding protein yields the protein MSDSFYSDGAAAQPASRPEQAAPRLMLQGITKQYPAVRANDDVTLIVAPGEIHAVLGENGAGKSTLMKIIYGAVRPDAGEIHWEGQPVEIASPAAARKLGIGMVFQHFSLFETLTVGENIALALDEPFDLKTLAKRIREVSADYGLDIDPQRHVHSLTVGERQRVEIVRCLLQNPRLLIMDEPTSVLTPQAVRKLFETLRRLAAEGCSILYISHKLDEIQELCDTATVMRGGRVTGHVKPKQETHASLAQLMVGHSLPDYTRREHTPGAVLLDVKQLSVESDDPFGTSLDNVSFGVHAGEIFGIAGVSGNGQAELLSALSGEKRGTRADAVTICGKAAGRLGAGGRRALGFGFVPEERLGRGAVPAMTLSENALLTAHRQQMVNTGWIRAGAMRAFARRCIEAFDVRCGGSEALAQSLSGGNLQKYIMGREILQAPKVLVVAQPTWGVDVGAAAFIRQQLLDLSARGVAILVISEELEELFDICDRIAVLAGGRLSPVRATGATNAEEIGRWMAGLFGDREGAAPSAEQPAHA from the coding sequence ATGAGCGACTCTTTTTATAGCGACGGCGCCGCCGCGCAGCCGGCAAGCAGGCCGGAACAGGCGGCGCCCCGGCTGATGCTTCAGGGCATCACCAAACAATATCCGGCCGTGCGCGCCAACGACGACGTCACGTTGATCGTCGCGCCGGGTGAAATCCATGCCGTGCTCGGCGAGAACGGCGCCGGCAAAAGCACACTGATGAAGATCATCTACGGCGCGGTGCGGCCCGACGCCGGCGAGATCCACTGGGAAGGTCAACCGGTCGAGATCGCGAGCCCGGCGGCGGCGCGCAAGCTCGGCATCGGCATGGTGTTCCAGCATTTCTCGTTGTTCGAGACGCTCACGGTCGGCGAAAACATTGCGCTCGCGCTCGACGAACCGTTCGATCTGAAGACGCTCGCCAAGCGTATCCGCGAAGTCTCCGCCGACTACGGCCTCGACATCGACCCGCAACGTCACGTGCATAGCCTGACGGTGGGCGAGCGGCAACGCGTCGAAATCGTGCGTTGCCTGCTGCAGAACCCTCGTCTGCTGATCATGGACGAACCGACTTCGGTGCTCACGCCGCAAGCGGTGCGCAAGCTCTTCGAGACGCTCCGGCGTCTCGCGGCGGAAGGGTGCAGCATCCTCTACATCAGCCACAAGCTCGACGAAATCCAGGAGCTGTGTGACACCGCCACGGTGATGCGCGGCGGCCGCGTGACCGGTCACGTAAAACCGAAACAGGAAACGCATGCGTCGCTCGCGCAGTTGATGGTCGGCCATTCGCTGCCCGATTACACCCGGCGCGAGCACACGCCGGGCGCCGTGCTGCTCGATGTAAAGCAGTTGTCGGTGGAGAGCGACGACCCGTTCGGCACCTCGCTCGACAACGTATCGTTCGGCGTGCATGCCGGCGAGATCTTCGGCATCGCGGGCGTCTCGGGCAACGGGCAGGCTGAATTGCTATCGGCCCTGTCGGGGGAGAAGCGCGGCACGCGCGCCGATGCGGTCACGATCTGCGGCAAGGCGGCAGGGCGCCTCGGCGCAGGCGGCCGTCGCGCGCTCGGTTTCGGTTTTGTGCCGGAAGAGCGTCTGGGCCGGGGCGCAGTGCCGGCGATGACACTGTCGGAAAACGCACTGCTTACGGCGCATCGTCAGCAGATGGTGAACACCGGCTGGATCAGGGCGGGCGCGATGCGCGCCTTCGCCAGGCGTTGCATCGAAGCCTTCGACGTGCGCTGTGGCGGCTCGGAAGCATTGGCGCAAAGTCTCTCCGGCGGCAATCTGCAGAAATACATCATGGGCCGCGAAATTCTGCAGGCGCCCAAGGTGCTGGTGGTCGCGCAGCCGACGTGGGGCGTCGACGTCGGCGCGGCGGCTTTCATCCGTCAGCAGTTGCTCGATCTGTCGGCGCGCGGCGTGGCGATTCTGGTGATCTCGGAGGAGCTGGAAGAGTTGTTCGACATCTGCGATCGCATCGCGGTGCTTGCAGGCGGCAGACTTTCGCCAGTGCGCGCCACGGGAGCGACCAACGCCGAGGAAATCGGCCGCTGGATGGCGGGCCTGTTCGGCGACCGCGAGGGCGCGGCGCCTTCGGCGGAACAGCCGGCGCATGCCTGA
- a CDS encoding LysR substrate-binding domain-containing protein → MSQQREAIDTYLLRVLHTLLMERSVTRAAVKLNQSQPAISAALRRLRDITGDPLLVRGKSGMVPTEYGLRLLEPVQNALREIERIKFQQHNFDPATSIRCYRIGCPDYLNVLFVPTVVERFRQAAPNATLEFHSLGPAFDYELALEDGKLDIVVGNWPEPPEQLHLSNLFVDQIVCLMSNTHPFAKRGGLTLDQYLNAPHLAPTPYSVGQRGAIDVHLARERLKRHVVVTLPYFNLAPYVLIKSDLIFTTTRLFADYYAKFLPLTVVPAPLDFPPMQYYQLWHERVHYSDEVRWLRSLVAEATKTLIDKP, encoded by the coding sequence ATGAGTCAGCAACGCGAGGCGATCGATACGTATCTATTACGCGTCTTGCACACCCTGTTGATGGAACGCAGCGTCACGCGCGCGGCCGTCAAACTGAATCAATCGCAACCCGCCATCAGCGCGGCGCTGCGCCGCCTGCGCGACATCACCGGCGACCCGCTGCTGGTGCGCGGCAAGTCTGGCATGGTGCCGACCGAGTACGGCCTGCGCCTGCTCGAACCGGTGCAAAACGCGCTGCGCGAGATCGAACGCATCAAGTTCCAGCAGCACAACTTCGACCCGGCGACCTCGATCCGTTGCTACCGGATCGGCTGCCCGGACTACCTGAACGTGCTGTTCGTGCCGACAGTGGTCGAACGCTTTCGTCAGGCCGCGCCGAACGCGACGCTCGAGTTTCACTCGCTCGGGCCGGCGTTCGACTACGAACTCGCGCTCGAGGACGGCAAGCTCGATATCGTGGTCGGCAACTGGCCGGAACCGCCGGAGCAATTGCACCTGTCGAATCTGTTCGTCGATCAGATCGTCTGCCTGATGAGCAACACGCATCCGTTCGCCAAACGCGGCGGGCTGACGCTCGACCAGTATCTGAATGCGCCGCATCTTGCGCCGACTCCTTACTCGGTGGGCCAACGGGGCGCGATAGATGTGCATCTCGCGCGCGAACGGTTAAAGCGTCACGTGGTCGTCACGTTGCCGTACTTCAATCTGGCGCCTTACGTGCTGATCAAGTCCGATCTGATCTTTACGACGACACGCCTGTTTGCCGACTACTACGCCAAGTTCCTGCCGCTGACCGTGGTGCCCGCACCGCTCGATTTCCCGCCGATGCAGTACTACCAGCTGTGGCACGAACGCGTGCATTACTCCGACGAAGTGCGCTGGCTGCGCAGTCTGGTCGCTGAAGCGACCAAGACGCTGATCGACAAGCCCTGA
- a CDS encoding 8-oxoguanine deaminase, with translation MTMEQTAMKSNRPKKTMLVKHADVLVTMDGARRELRDGGLYIEDNRIVAVGPTVELPQTADEVLDMRGHLVIPGLVNTHHHMYQSLTRAIPAAQNAELFGWLTNLYKVWANLTPEMIEVSTLTAMAELLLSGCTTSSDHLYIYPNGSRLDDSIVAAQRIGMRFHAARGSMSVGQKDGGLPPDSVVEREADILKDTQRLIETYNDEGRYAMLRVVVAPCSPFSVSRDLMRESAVMARHYGVSLHTHLAENVNDIAYSREKFGMTPAEYAEDLGWVGHDVWHAHCVQLDDAGIELFARTGTGVAHCPCSNMRLASGIAPVKRMRLAGVPVGLGVDGSASNDGAQMVAEVRQALLLQRVGFGPDAMTAREALEIATLGGAKVLNRDDIGALAPGMAADFVSFDLRQPLFAGALHDPVAALVFCAPSQVSHSVIGGKVVVKNGQLTTLELGPVIEQHNRLARTLYEAAA, from the coding sequence ATGACGATGGAACAAACGGCTATGAAATCAAACAGGCCGAAGAAAACGATGCTGGTGAAGCACGCGGACGTGCTGGTCACGATGGACGGCGCCCGGCGCGAACTGCGCGACGGCGGCCTGTATATCGAGGACAACCGCATCGTCGCGGTCGGACCCACGGTGGAATTGCCGCAAACGGCCGACGAAGTGCTGGACATGCGCGGCCACCTGGTGATTCCAGGGCTGGTGAACACGCATCACCATATGTATCAGAGCCTGACGCGCGCGATTCCGGCGGCGCAGAACGCCGAGTTGTTCGGCTGGCTGACCAACCTCTACAAGGTGTGGGCGAACCTCACACCGGAGATGATCGAAGTCTCGACCTTGACGGCGATGGCCGAGCTGTTGCTGTCCGGTTGCACGACCTCGAGCGACCATTTGTATATCTACCCGAACGGTAGCCGCCTCGACGACAGCATCGTCGCGGCGCAGCGGATCGGCATGCGTTTTCACGCCGCGCGCGGCAGCATGAGCGTGGGGCAGAAGGACGGCGGTTTGCCGCCGGATTCGGTGGTCGAACGTGAAGCGGACATTCTGAAGGACACGCAGCGTCTGATCGAGACGTATAACGACGAAGGGCGTTACGCGATGTTGCGCGTGGTGGTGGCGCCGTGCTCGCCGTTCTCGGTGAGCCGCGATCTGATGCGCGAATCGGCGGTGATGGCGAGGCATTACGGGGTGTCGCTGCACACGCACCTGGCGGAGAACGTCAACGATATCGCGTACAGCCGTGAGAAGTTCGGCATGACGCCGGCGGAGTATGCGGAAGACCTCGGCTGGGTCGGTCACGATGTGTGGCATGCGCACTGTGTGCAACTCGACGACGCGGGCATCGAACTATTCGCCCGCACGGGTACCGGCGTCGCGCATTGCCCGTGCTCGAACATGCGGCTGGCCTCGGGGATTGCGCCGGTCAAGCGGATGCGCCTTGCGGGTGTACCGGTGGGCCTCGGTGTCGACGGTTCGGCGTCGAACGACGGGGCGCAAATGGTCGCGGAAGTGCGGCAGGCGCTGCTGTTGCAGCGGGTCGGTTTCGGGCCGGACGCAATGACCGCGCGCGAAGCTTTGGAGATTGCGACGCTAGGCGGCGCGAAGGTGCTGAATCGCGACGACATCGGCGCGCTGGCGCCGGGCATGGCAGCGGATTTCGTGTCGTTCGACCTGCGTCAGCCGCTGTTCGCGGGCGCGTTGCACGATCCGGTCGCGGCACTGGTGTTCTGCGCGCCGTCGCAGGTGAGTCACAGCGTGATCGGCGGCAAGGTGGTCGTGAAGAATGGTCAGTTGACGACGCTGGAGCTCGGGCCGGTCATCGAGCAGCACAACCGCCTGGCCAGGACGCTTTACGAAGCGGCAGCGTAA
- the uraH gene encoding hydroxyisourate hydrolase, with protein MGKLTTHVLDTANGRPGAGIKVELFALSGDTRRALKTTTTNDDGRCDQPLLEGDALVAGEYELVFGAGDYFASIGTKVPEPRFVDRVVLRFGVADAGAHYHVPLLVSPWSYSTYRGS; from the coding sequence ATGGGAAAGCTCACTACCCATGTGCTCGACACCGCGAACGGCCGTCCCGGCGCGGGCATCAAGGTCGAACTCTTTGCGCTCTCCGGCGACACTCGCCGCGCGCTCAAAACCACCACCACCAATGACGACGGCCGCTGCGACCAGCCGCTGCTCGAAGGCGACGCACTCGTTGCGGGCGAATACGAACTCGTGTTCGGCGCCGGCGATTACTTCGCATCGATCGGCACCAAGGTGCCGGAGCCGCGTTTCGTCGATCGCGTCGTGCTGCGTTTTGGCGTGGCCGATGCCGGCGCGCACTATCACGTGCCACTGCTGGTGTCGCCGTGGTCGTACAGCACCTATCGGGGCAGCTAA
- a CDS encoding urate hydroxylase PuuD — translation MEGFITDWLNLALRWFHVIAAIAWIGESFYFVALDNSLKPPTDPNQRKRGVFGELWHVHGGGFYNMQKYTVAPPEMPDDLHWSKWPSYTTWLSGASLFTVLYLLAPSTYLIDKNVLDMGPVVAVASALGFLAAGWIVYDSLCRLLGNKDKVLGICVGVYVVIAAYLACHIFAGRAAYLIMGAMLATIMSANVFFVIIPGQRKMVAAMLKGETPNPIYGKRGKQRSVHNTYFTLPVVFAMLSNHYAMTYTNQYNWVVLLMIMLAGALIRQFFVMRHRGQVLWYLPLVGIVLMFCALFWTMPKPMVPQAQAANAPAVKVADIAPVLQQRCVACHSAHPTMMGSAPAGVLLDTPDEISQNAPRIYQQAVTLKAMPLGNVTHMTDDERMKIAAWFEGGAVK, via the coding sequence ATGGAAGGCTTTATTACTGACTGGCTGAACCTGGCATTGCGCTGGTTTCACGTCATCGCCGCGATCGCCTGGATCGGCGAATCGTTTTATTTCGTCGCGCTCGACAACAGCCTGAAACCGCCTACGGACCCGAACCAGCGCAAGCGCGGTGTGTTCGGCGAACTGTGGCACGTACACGGCGGTGGCTTCTACAACATGCAGAAGTACACCGTCGCGCCGCCGGAAATGCCGGACGACCTGCACTGGTCCAAGTGGCCGTCGTACACCACGTGGCTGTCGGGCGCGAGCCTCTTCACGGTGCTGTATCTGCTCGCGCCGAGCACCTACCTGATCGACAAGAACGTGCTCGATATGGGTCCGGTTGTGGCAGTTGCTTCGGCACTCGGCTTCCTCGCTGCAGGCTGGATCGTCTACGACTCGCTGTGCCGTCTTCTCGGCAATAAAGACAAAGTTCTGGGGATCTGCGTCGGCGTTTATGTGGTGATCGCGGCGTACCTGGCGTGCCATATCTTCGCGGGCCGCGCGGCTTACCTGATCATGGGTGCGATGCTGGCAACGATCATGTCGGCGAACGTGTTCTTCGTGATCATCCCGGGTCAGCGCAAGATGGTTGCCGCGATGCTCAAGGGCGAAACGCCGAACCCGATCTACGGCAAGCGCGGCAAGCAGCGCTCGGTGCACAACACGTATTTCACGCTGCCGGTGGTGTTCGCGATGCTGTCGAACCACTACGCGATGACGTACACGAATCAGTACAACTGGGTCGTGCTCCTGATGATCATGCTGGCCGGCGCGCTGATTCGCCAGTTCTTCGTGATGCGTCACCGTGGCCAGGTCCTGTGGTATCTGCCGCTGGTGGGTATCGTGCTGATGTTCTGCGCCCTCTTCTGGACCATGCCGAAGCCGATGGTGCCGCAAGCGCAGGCCGCGAACGCGCCGGCGGTCAAGGTGGCCGATATCGCGCCGGTGCTGCAACAGCGCTGCGTGGCATGCCACTCCGCCCATCCGACGATGATGGGCAGCGCCCCGGCCGGCGTGTTGCTGGATACGCCGGACGAGATCTCGCAGAACGCACCGCGGATCTATCAGCAGGCGGTGACATTGAAGGCGATGCCGCTGGGCAACGTTACGCACATGACCGACGACGAGCGGATGAAGATCGCCGCGTGGTTCGAAGGCGGTGCAGTGAAGTAA
- a CDS encoding helix-turn-helix transcriptional regulator, whose protein sequence is MTNLADVSNMLKSVRRENHLSQEELARRAGVARTTVARMETLAKSDMSVSVLVRLLEAAGYDLKFVAHGHGRTLEDILAEQRMPDANS, encoded by the coding sequence ATGACCAATCTCGCTGACGTATCGAACATGCTGAAGTCCGTTCGGCGCGAAAACCACCTGTCGCAAGAGGAATTGGCGCGCCGGGCGGGCGTGGCTCGCACCACCGTCGCACGTATGGAAACGCTGGCCAAAAGCGATATGAGCGTGTCCGTACTCGTGCGTCTGCTTGAAGCAGCCGGCTACGACCTCAAGTTCGTCGCGCACGGGCACGGGCGCACGCTCGAAGACATCCTGGCTGAGCAACGCATGCCGGACGCGAACTCATGA
- a CDS encoding type II toxin-antitoxin system HipA family toxin, which yields MRLDVQVLGKHVATLFRERDDYVLKYDRDATVADFVSLTMPVREEAWRWPRDLHPFFRQNLPEGYLLNLIRERFGPLLDGTDLSLLAVVGAMGIGRVTVTPEGVAPGTELQALDVQDILHGDNTAEHFAALVREYARAAISGAVPKFIAPQTVASSASAPTPLGKPTIRTSHHIVKGSDDSTPFLGFNEFYSMRVLERLGVGPVARTQMSDDGRALIVERFDVDKHGLPAYGVEDMCGLLGLPPHEKYNSTSEKMLNAARAYLLDRESMRQQLEHLAWHLLTNYVVRNADCHTKNVALLYTSVDDVAFTPAYDIVTTQAYPRFAANLPGLPIDGRKTWAAGKTLERFFNTRMGIAPRQYAQMVEALCDSALTVGHELIEAARNEPQWRNVAKQMLHAWDDGMASLRSPKKSLQFNGLKPAIEAAGFSAPEPAERAREVIGHSPLLGKRN from the coding sequence ATGAGACTCGACGTTCAGGTATTGGGCAAGCACGTCGCCACGCTGTTTCGGGAGCGCGACGACTACGTCCTCAAATACGATCGCGACGCAACGGTAGCCGACTTCGTCAGTCTGACCATGCCAGTGCGCGAAGAAGCCTGGCGCTGGCCGCGCGACCTGCATCCGTTTTTCCGGCAGAACCTGCCCGAGGGCTACCTGCTAAATCTGATCCGCGAGCGATTTGGGCCATTGCTCGACGGCACCGATCTGTCGCTGCTCGCCGTGGTCGGCGCCATGGGGATTGGCCGCGTCACCGTTACGCCCGAAGGCGTAGCGCCGGGCACCGAACTGCAAGCGCTAGATGTGCAGGACATCCTGCACGGTGACAATACCGCCGAACATTTCGCCGCGCTGGTTCGTGAATATGCGCGCGCGGCCATCTCGGGCGCCGTGCCAAAGTTCATCGCACCTCAGACGGTTGCTTCCAGCGCGTCCGCACCGACGCCGCTCGGCAAACCGACCATCCGAACGAGCCACCACATCGTCAAAGGCTCCGACGACAGCACGCCGTTTCTCGGTTTCAACGAGTTCTACTCGATGCGCGTGCTCGAACGGCTCGGCGTAGGGCCGGTCGCACGCACGCAGATGTCGGATGACGGCCGGGCGCTGATCGTCGAACGCTTCGACGTCGATAAGCACGGACTGCCGGCCTATGGTGTCGAAGACATGTGCGGCCTGTTAGGTTTGCCGCCGCACGAAAAGTACAATTCGACCAGCGAGAAAATGCTCAACGCCGCGCGAGCCTACCTGCTCGATCGCGAGAGCATGCGGCAGCAACTCGAACATCTCGCCTGGCACTTGCTGACAAACTACGTCGTGCGCAACGCGGACTGCCACACGAAGAACGTCGCACTGCTTTACACGTCGGTGGATGATGTCGCGTTTACGCCCGCCTATGACATCGTCACAACACAGGCCTATCCGCGTTTCGCAGCCAATCTGCCAGGCCTTCCGATCGACGGCCGTAAGACCTGGGCGGCGGGCAAAACGCTTGAGCGCTTTTTCAACACCCGCATGGGGATCGCGCCGCGGCAATATGCGCAGATGGTTGAGGCTCTATGCGATTCGGCGCTCACCGTCGGTCACGAATTGATTGAAGCGGCACGCAACGAGCCGCAATGGCGCAACGTGGCGAAGCAGATGCTTCACGCCTGGGATGACGGCATGGCATCGCTGCGATCGCCGAAGAAAAGTCTGCAATTCAATGGACTCAAACCGGCAATCGAAGCCGCGGGATTCTCCGCGCCGGAGCCCGCAGAACGTGCACGTGAAGTGATCGGACACTCACCGCTTCTTGGCAAGCGTAACTGA
- a CDS encoding ureidoglycolate lyase has translation MKTLLIEPLTKEAFAAFGDVVELEGAKQIPINLGTTIRYHDLAKVDVTDENGRTLVNLFRGQPRTLPFEVKMLERHPLGSQAFVPLNDKPYLVVVAPAGELDPTQIRAFVTSGWQGVNYAKGVWHHPLIALGGVSDFIVVDRGGDGHNLNEQDLAESFWLTEDALSAVTV, from the coding sequence ATGAAAACGCTGCTTATCGAACCCTTGACGAAGGAGGCGTTCGCTGCATTCGGCGACGTGGTTGAACTCGAAGGCGCGAAGCAGATTCCGATCAACCTCGGCACCACGATCCGCTATCACGATCTCGCGAAAGTGGACGTGACCGACGAGAACGGTCGTACGCTGGTGAACCTGTTTCGCGGGCAGCCGCGCACGTTGCCGTTCGAGGTGAAGATGCTCGAACGGCATCCGCTGGGCAGCCAGGCCTTCGTGCCGCTCAACGACAAGCCGTATCTGGTGGTCGTGGCGCCGGCTGGCGAGCTGGACCCGACGCAGATTCGTGCGTTCGTGACGAGCGGCTGGCAAGGCGTGAACTATGCGAAGGGTGTCTGGCACCATCCGCTGATCGCGTTGGGCGGCGTGAGCGACTTTATCGTCGTCGATCGGGGTGGCGATGGACACAATCTGAACGAGCAGGATCTGGCCGAGTCGTTCTGGCTTACCGAAGACGCGTTGAGCGCGGTGACGGTTTGA
- the alc gene encoding allantoicase produces MALPILDPNAPEFTRRYVNLADPRLGAQALEASDDFFAPKERMLNPEPAVFIPGKYDDNGKWMDGWETRRKRANGYDWCVVKLARPGVIKGLDLDTSHFTGNFPPAASVEAARVVDGVPNQSTQWTEIVPSTTLQGNSHHYHEVSDANAYTHLRVNIYPDGGIARLRVYGQPQVDWAGASRTEQFDLAAMENGAYLVAANNQHFGAASTILMPGRGVNMGDGWETRRRREPGNDWAIVALAQPGVIRKIEVDTAHFKGNYPDRCSIQAAYVTGGTDSSLITQAMFWPVLLGEQKLKMDNQHYFESEIAALGPVTHVRFNIIPDGGVSRLRLWGTLAS; encoded by the coding sequence ATGGCACTCCCGATTCTCGACCCCAACGCACCGGAATTCACGCGCCGCTATGTGAACCTGGCGGACCCGCGTCTGGGCGCGCAGGCCCTCGAGGCCAGCGACGATTTCTTCGCACCGAAGGAGCGTATGCTGAATCCGGAGCCGGCCGTTTTCATTCCGGGCAAGTACGACGACAACGGCAAGTGGATGGACGGCTGGGAAACGCGCCGCAAGCGCGCCAACGGCTACGACTGGTGCGTCGTGAAGCTCGCGCGTCCGGGCGTGATCAAGGGTCTCGACCTCGACACCAGCCACTTCACGGGCAACTTCCCGCCGGCGGCTTCGGTTGAGGCTGCGCGCGTCGTGGACGGCGTGCCGAACCAGTCCACGCAATGGACCGAAATCGTCCCGTCGACCACGCTGCAAGGCAATAGCCACCACTATCACGAAGTCAGCGACGCGAACGCCTACACGCACCTGCGCGTGAACATTTACCCTGATGGCGGTATTGCGCGTCTGCGTGTGTATGGCCAGCCGCAAGTCGACTGGGCGGGCGCGAGCCGCACCGAGCAGTTCGATCTGGCCGCGATGGAAAACGGCGCGTATCTGGTCGCGGCGAACAACCAGCACTTCGGCGCTGCATCGACGATTCTGATGCCGGGCCGTGGCGTGAACATGGGCGACGGCTGGGAAACGCGCCGCCGCCGTGAACCGGGCAACGACTGGGCGATCGTCGCGCTGGCGCAACCGGGCGTGATCCGGAAGATCGAAGTCGATACGGCTCACTTCAAGGGCAACTATCCGGACCGTTGCTCGATCCAGGCCGCGTATGTAACGGGTGGCACGGACAGCTCGCTGATCACGCAAGCCATGTTCTGGCCGGTGCTGCTGGGCGAACAGAAGTTGAAGATGGACAACCAGCACTATTTCGAAAGCGAAATCGCTGCCCTGGGTCCGGTCACGCACGTGCGCTTCAACATCATTCCGGACGGCGGCGTGTCGCGTCTGCGTCTGTGGGGCACGCTCGCATCATGA
- the uraD gene encoding 2-oxo-4-hydroxy-4-carboxy-5-ureidoimidazoline decarboxylase: protein MKAMQYTLDQLNSTPTGAFVAALSGIFEHSPWVAEIAAQQRPFASIDELHSKMSNIVETAGEEKQLALINAHPELAGKAAVRGELTAESTREQSGAGLAQCTQEEFDRLVALNSAYREKFGFPFILAVRGYDRHGIIANFETRVNNSRADELRASLDQIYRIARFRLDDLIDA, encoded by the coding sequence ATGAAGGCGATGCAATACACTCTTGACCAACTCAACAGCACGCCGACCGGCGCGTTCGTCGCGGCGCTGTCGGGCATTTTCGAGCACTCGCCGTGGGTCGCGGAAATCGCCGCGCAGCAACGGCCGTTTGCCAGCATCGACGAACTGCATAGCAAGATGTCGAACATCGTTGAGACTGCCGGCGAAGAAAAGCAACTGGCGTTGATCAATGCCCACCCGGAGCTCGCCGGCAAGGCTGCGGTGCGCGGCGAGTTGACGGCCGAATCCACCCGTGAGCAGAGCGGCGCGGGCCTTGCCCAGTGCACGCAGGAAGAATTCGACAGGCTGGTGGCGTTGAACAGCGCCTACCGCGAGAAGTTTGGCTTTCCGTTCATCCTCGCGGTGCGCGGTTACGACCGCCACGGCATCATCGCGAACTTCGAGACCCGCGTGAACAACAGCCGCGCGGATGAATTGCGCGCCAGCCTCGATCAGATCTACCGCATCGCACGTTTCCGGCTCGACGACCTGATCGACGCGTAA
- the puuE gene encoding allantoinase PuuE yields MPLDSNYPRDLIGYGRHPVQANWPGRARVAVQFVLNYEEGGENCVLHGDPGSEQFLSEIVGAASFPARHMSMESIYEYGSRAGVWRILREFEKRGLPLTVFGVGMAMERHPDLGRAFVELGHEIACHGYRWIHYQDMSPEKEAEHMRLGMEAIERITGERPLGWYTGRDSPNTHRLVAEYGGFLYDSDYYGDDLPFWMDVEVTGGAKSPQLIVPYTLDTNDMRFASPQGFNTADHFFTYLRDAFDVLYEEGDEAPKMLSIGMHCRLLGRPGRFRALQRFLDHIEQHDRVWVTRRVDIARHWREHHPYQQNNRGAAA; encoded by the coding sequence ATGCCACTCGACTCGAACTATCCACGCGATCTGATCGGCTACGGCCGCCACCCGGTGCAGGCGAACTGGCCGGGTCGGGCGCGTGTCGCGGTGCAATTCGTCCTGAACTACGAAGAGGGCGGTGAAAACTGCGTGCTTCACGGCGATCCGGGCTCGGAGCAGTTTCTGTCGGAAATCGTTGGCGCGGCGTCTTTCCCGGCGCGTCATATGAGCATGGAGTCGATCTACGAATACGGCTCGCGCGCAGGCGTGTGGCGCATTCTGCGCGAATTCGAAAAGCGCGGCTTGCCGCTCACGGTGTTCGGTGTCGGCATGGCGATGGAACGGCATCCCGATCTCGGGCGCGCGTTCGTCGAACTCGGTCATGAGATCGCCTGCCACGGCTATCGCTGGATCCATTACCAGGACATGTCGCCGGAAAAAGAGGCGGAGCACATGCGCCTCGGCATGGAAGCGATCGAGCGCATTACCGGCGAGCGCCCGCTTGGCTGGTACACCGGCCGCGACAGTCCCAACACGCATCGCCTGGTCGCCGAATACGGCGGCTTCCTGTACGACTCGGACTACTACGGCGACGATCTGCCGTTCTGGATGGACGTTGAAGTGACGGGCGGCGCGAAGAGTCCGCAACTGATCGTGCCGTACACGCTCGACACCAACGATATGCGCTTTGCCAGCCCGCAAGGCTTCAACACCGCGGACCATTTCTTCACGTACCTGCGCGACGCATTCGACGTGCTCTACGAGGAGGGCGACGAAGCGCCGAAGATGCTGTCGATCGGCATGCACTGCCGTTTGCTCGGCCGTCCGGGGCGTTTCCGTGCACTGCAACGTTTTCTCGACCATATCGAACAGCACGATCGCGTGTGGGTGACGCGTCGCGTCGATATCGCGCGTCACTGGCGCGAACATCACCCTTACCAACAAAACAACCGCGGGGCAGCGGCATGA